A DNA window from Hordeum vulgare subsp. vulgare chromosome 1H, MorexV3_pseudomolecules_assembly, whole genome shotgun sequence contains the following coding sequences:
- the LOC123431291 gene encoding auxin response factor 22-like — MKEVGAERCLDPQLWHACAGGMVQMPPARSRVYYFPQGHAEHANGGGAAELAAAVGPRPLPALVLCCVAGVRFLADPDTDEVFAKIRLVPVGPGEAGFREPEGLGPLGSDPPEAREKLSSFAKTLTQSDANNGGGFSVPRYCAETIFPKLDYRADPPVQTVLAKDVHGEVWKFRHIYRGTPRRHLLTTGWSTFVNQKKLVAGDSIVFLRTEHGELCVGIRRAKRVTCGGMECISGWNAPGYGGFSAFLKDEENKMMNGGPAGYVKGRGKVKIADVVEAATLAANSQPFEVVYYPRASTPEFVVKAAAMQAAMRIHWCPGMRFKMAFETEDSSRISWFMGTISSVQVADPLRWPNSPWRLLQVTWDEPDLLQNVKCVSPWLVELVSSIPPIHLGPFSPPRKKLRVPQHPDFPLDGHLFNPIFHGNPLGPSNSPLCCYSDNNSPAGIQGARHAQFGLPLTDHQLNKLHLGLFHGGGFNGLDALTPSSRIPKGLVLSSAPAHDSVSCLLTIGTPQSTEKSVDRKTPHIMLFGKAILTEQQMTSSGSRETLSSGATGNSSPISAALKAGNTSDGSGSSICIGFSSQGHEASDLGLEAGHCKVFMESEDVGRTIDLSVFGSYDELYGRLADMFGIDKEEITSHLRYRDTAGAVMHTGGLPFSDFMKVARRLTITSGDKGGLAKPLIECMVQRV, encoded by the exons ATGAAGGAGGTGGGCGCGGAAAGGTGCCTGGACCCGCAGCTGTGGCACGCCTGCGCGGGCGGCATGGTGCAGATGCCGCCGGCGCGCTCGCGCGTCTACTACTTCCCCCAGGGCCACGCCGAACACGCCAACGGCGGCGGCGCCGCCGAGCTCGCGGCGGCGGTCGGCCCGCGTCCGCTGCCGGCCCTCGTGCTCTGCTGCGTCGCAGGGGTGCGCTTCTTGGCTGATCCGGACACGGACGAGGTGTTCGCCAAGATCCGGCTGGTGCCCGTCGGCCCCGGCGAGGCTGGGTTCCGGGAGCCAGAGGGGCTCGGCCCGCTCGGGAGCGACCCGCCGGAGGCGCGCGAGAAGCTCTCCTCCTTCGCCAAGACGCTTACGCAGTCCGACGCCAACAACGGCGGCGGCTTCTCGGTGCCGCGCTACTGCGCGGAGACCATCTTCCCCAAGCTTGACTACAGGGCTGACCCGCCGGTGCAGACGGTGCTCGCCAAGGACGTGCACGGGGAGGTGTGGAAGTTCCGGCACATCTACCGGGGCACGCCGCGCCGGCATTTGCTCACCACGGGATGGAGCACCTTCGTGAACCAGAAGAAGCTCGTCGCGGGGGACTCCATCGTCTTCCTGCGCACCGAGCACGGGGAGCTCTGCGTCGGCATACGCCGCGCCAAGAGGGTCACCTGCGGGGGCATGGAGTGCATATCCGGCTGGAACGCACCTGGGTATGGGGGCTTCTCGGCCTTCCTCAAGGACGAGGAGAACAAGATGATGAATGGTGGCCCCGCTGGTTACGTCAAGGGCAGGGGGAAGGTGAAGATCGCCGATGTCGTGGAGGCGGCCACCCTCGCCGCCAACAGCCAGCCATTTGAGGTAGTCTACTACCCGAGAGCTAGCACGCCGGAGTTTGTTGTCAAGGCCGCGGCGATGCAGGCTGCCATGAGGATCCACTGGTGCCCTGGCATGAGGTTCAAGATGGCCTTTGAGACCGAGGATTCCTCAAGAATTAGCTGGTTTATGGGGACCATATCTTCTGTTCAGGTTGCCGATCCACTCAGATGGCCGAATTCACCATGGAGACTTCTTCAG GTCACATGGGATGAGCCAGACTTGTTACAGAATGTGAAATGTGTGAGCCCATGGCTTGTGGAACTTGTATCAAGCATTCCACCAATCCATTTGGGACCATTTTCCCCACCACGAAAGAAGTTACGGGTTCCCCAGCATCCTGATTTTCCATTGGATGGCCATCTGTTCAATCCAATTTTCCATGGGAACCCACTTGGTCCTAGCAACAGCCCCCTATGCTGTTACTCGGACAACAACTCTCCTGCAGGCATACAGGGAGCCAGGCATGCTCAATTTGGTTTACCATTAACAGACCATCAGCTTAATAAGCTGCACCTTGGTCTGTTCCACGGCGGCGGTTTTAACGGGCTTGACGCACTAACCCCGTCTTCCCGGATACCTAAGGGCTTGGTGCTCAGCAGCGCACCCGCCCATGACAGTGTCTCTTGTTTGTTGACAATCGGTACACCACAGAGCACAGAAAAATCTGTTGACAGAAAGACACCACATATAATGTTGTTTGGAAAGGCTATTCTTACGGAGCAGCAGATGACTTCAAGTGGATCAAGAGAGACGCTCTCCTCGGGGGCTACTGGAAACAGTTCACCTATCAGTGCTGCACTGAAGGCAGGAAATACGTCTGATGGTTCGGGTTCATCGATTTGCATTGGATTCTCATCCCAAGGTCATGAGGCTTCTGACCTCGGACTGGAGGCTGGGCActgcaaggtatttatggaatcggAGGATGTTGGTCGCACCATTGACCTTTCTGTCTTTGGGTCATACGACGAATTGTATGGCCGTCTGGCTGACATGTTTGGGATCGACAAAGAAGAAATAACAAGCCATCTTCGTTACCGTGACACAGCTGGTGCCGTCATGCACACTGGTGGATTACCATTCAG CGACTTCATGAAAGTAGCACGGAGGCTGACGATAACAAGTGGCGACAAGGGTGGGCTGGCTAAACCCCTCATCGAATGCATGGTTCAGCGGGTGTGA